The following coding sequences lie in one Gymnogyps californianus isolate 813 chromosome 18, ASM1813914v2, whole genome shotgun sequence genomic window:
- the BBLN gene encoding bublin coiled-coil protein yields the protein MSGPNGEPHVPVGGAGGNDEEEEEEDGDSFGEEEYAAINSMLDQINSCLDHLEEKNDYLHACLKELLESNRQTRLEFQQQSEQQSMEADVQGSQPPV from the exons ATGTCGGGGCCGAACGGGGAGCCGCACGTGCCGGTGGGCGGCGCCGGCGGCAAcgacgaggaggaggaggaggaggacggagACAGCTTCGGGGAGGAAG AATATGCAGCAATAAACTCCATGCTGGACCAGATCAACTCCTGCTTGGACCACCTGGAGGAGAAGAATGATTATCTACACGCCTGCTTGAAAGAACTGCTGGAGTCCAACCGCCAGACCCGTCTGGAGTTCCAGCAGCAGAGCGAGCAGCAGAGTATGGAAGCTGATGTGCAGGGATCACAGCCTCCCGTCTAG
- the PTGES2 gene encoding LOW QUALITY PROTEIN: prostaglandin E synthase 2 (The sequence of the model RefSeq protein was modified relative to this genomic sequence to represent the inferred CDS: inserted 1 base in 1 codon): MAAAGRAWRAAALLPPWRLXGPRRAYGAAAAGGGGGSGSGGGRLLLGAAFALGGGAGLYLAARHRLREHSAAELPAGSLQLTLYQYKTCPFCSKVRAFLDYHGLPYEIVEVNPIMRKEIKFSSYRKVPILLANAGSPLQLNDSSVIISAIKTYLISKRNSLEEIVSFYPPMKTVTEQGKEVFEYGNKYWLMLDEKETKRVYPVKEVRVEEMKWRKWADDWLVHLISPNVYRTPREALASFDYIVREGKFGTVEGFFAKYMGAVAMFFISKRLKKRHHLQDNVREDLYEAVNEWVKAVGKHRLFMGGNQPNLADLAVYGVLRVMEGLEAFDDMMVHTKIQPWYKRMEEVIQKAEVAV; this comes from the exons ATGGCCGCTGCCGGCAGGGCCTGGCGGGCCGCCGCGCTGCTGCCGCCCTGGCGGC CGGGCCCGCGCCGAGCCTACGGCGCCGcggcagcaggaggaggtggcggcagcggcagcggcgggggccgcCTGCTGCTGGGCGCTGCCTTCGCGCTGGGCGGCGGCGCCGGCCTCTACCTGGCGGCGCGGCACCGCCTGCGGGAGCACTCGGCCGCTGAG ctgcctgcagggagcCTGCAGCTCACTCTCTACCAGTATAAAACGTgtcctttctgcagcaaagtCCGAGCTTTTCTTGATTATCATGGACTGCCCTATGAAATTGTAGAAGTGAACCCGATAATGAGGAAAGAGATCAAATTCTCTTCCTACAGAAAGGTGCCTATCCTGCTAGCCAATGCTGGAAGCCCTCTG caatTGAATGACTCTTCGGTGATCATCAGTGCAATAAAGACCTATCTCATTTCCAA GAGGAATAGCTTAGAAGAGATCGTGTCCTTTTATCCTCCTATGAAAACTGTGACCGAGCAAGGCAAGGAGGTATTTGAGTATGGGAATAAATACTGGCTCATGCTGGATGAGAAGGAGACAAAGCGAGTCTATCCTGTCAAAGAAGTGAGAGT ggaagaaatgaaatggagaaaatgggCAGACGATTGGCTTGTTCACCTCATCTCCCCCAATGTTTACCGTACCCCGAGAGAAGCCTTGGCATCTTTTGATTACATTGTCCGTGAGGGGAAGTTTGGCACCGTGGAAGGTTTCTTTGCCAAGTACATGGGGGCTGTTGCCATGTTCTTCATTAGCAAGAGGCTGAAGAAAAG ACATCACCTTCAAGATAATGTCCGAGAAGACTTGTATGAAGCAGTTAATGAATGGGTAAAAGCTGTTGGCAAGCATCGACTGTTCATGGGTGGAAACCAGCCGAACCTTGCTGACTTG GCAGTGTATGGGGTCCTCCGAGTCATGGAAGGGCTGGAAGCCTTTGACGACATGATGGTTCACACCAAGATTCAGCCTTGGTACAAGCGCATGGAAGAAGTCATTCAAAAAGCTGAAGTTGCAGTCTGA